A single genomic interval of Arachis duranensis cultivar V14167 chromosome 7, aradu.V14167.gnm2.J7QH, whole genome shotgun sequence harbors:
- the LOC107496260 gene encoding receptor like protein 27-like has product MGYLMLLVVRMVVCVYMFMMFHFACLSSHLCHSQESSALLHFKTQFIFNTSFSEYYYGDVCPHVYPKMRTWENGTDCCSWMGVTCHSVSGHVIGLDLSCGVLVGNINPNSTLFHLTHLQTLNLAINFFNHSPLSSQFSRFVSLTHLNLSHCQFNGEIPPQISHLSKLQSLDLSWNDDLMWKETSWKRMLQNATALREIVLDDTDMSSISLTPNPLSNWSFSFSLVTLSLLGTEIRGYLTSHILCLPNLYELKLYGSEIIQVHVPKLNCSTSLSFLDLSSCQFPGSQIPDSFSNLTQLTFLDLSGNGFNGSIPSLLSNLQHLTHLDLSVNAFTGSFPSFLSNLHHLVYLGLSRNTLSGQIPNVFDRLTNLQSLRLSYNNFQRKLPSSLFALTQLSSLHCSYNEIEGPLPDKVAFLNLSDLTLTGNLLNGTIPEWALSLKSLRYLDLSNNRFRGHITEITSYSLEYLDLCNNELQGNFPESIFHLFNLTVLFLSSDNWSGIVHFPLFSKLQNLEYLYISGCSSLLLKSETSVSYTFSNLRELRLLSSNITGWSEFSGKFPNLDYLELYNNSLQEKVPEWIHGMDSLRYLSLSHNNVTSMDHFPWYRLEHLDLSFNSMADDISSFFCNATFLEGINLSHNKFTGIFPQCLVNGSSIKDLDLQMNKLHGILPDTFQHLITLNLNGNQFEGLLPKSLFKCSRLVDLNLGNNQFEDTFPNWLQNLSKLEILVLRGNKLYGQIANLETENIFPSLIIFDISCNNFSGSLPKAYIRNFRAMKIVHDVQSRLSYIERDWFNSYDTIEYDSSMVATIKSVSLTFTKIPNGFAIIDLSENNFEGEIPDVFGKLQALKSLNLSHNNLIGHIPHSLGNLTNLESLDLFSNDSYEGNMGLCGLPLSIQCNNVPLQQYPSSEAEDKFGFGWKPVAIGYACGMVLGIGLGFCVFSIRKPQWLVVFFGDKRTKRRSRGNRRRARTTLFQLLVVM; this is encoded by the coding sequence ATGGGGTATTTGATGTTGTTGGTTGTTAGAATGGTGGTGTGTGTGTATATGTTTATGATGTTCCATTTTGCATGTTTGTCTTCGCATCTATGTCATTCCCAAGAGAGCTCTGCCTTGCTTCACTTTAAGACTCAATTCATTTTTAACACTTCATTTTCTGAATATTATTATGGGGATGTGTGCCCCCATGTTTATCCAAAGATGAGGACGTGGGAAAATGGGACAGATTGCTGCTCATGGATGGGTGTCACGTGCCACTCTGTGTCTGGTCACGTGATTGGCCTCGATCTCAGTTGTGGTGTACTTGTAGGTAATATCAATCCAAATAGCACTCTTTTTCATCTTACTCATCTCCAAACACTCAACCTTGCtatcaattttttcaatcattctCCATTGTCATCTCAATTTAGTAGATTTGTGAGTCTTACACACTTGAATTTATCTCATTGTCAATTCAATGGTGAAATTCCACCCCAAATCTCACACCTTTCCAAATTACAATCACTTGATCTCTCTTGGAATGATGATTTGATGTGGAAAGAAACAAGTTGGAAAAGAATGTTGCAAAATGCAACAGCTTTGCGTGAGATTGTATTGGATGATACAGATATGTCTTCCATTAGCTTAACACCAAACCCTTTGTCCAATTggtctttctctttttctttggttACTCTTAGTCTTCTTGGTACTGAAATAAGGGGATACTTGACTAGTCACATTCTCTGTTTACCCAATCTTTATGAGCTCAAGTTATATGGAAGTGAAATCATTCAAGTCCATGTTCCAAAGTTGAATTGCAgtacttctcttagttttttgGATCTTTCATCGTGTCAATTTCCAGGATCACAAATCCCTGATTCCTTTTCTAACCTCACACAGCTAACTTTTTTGGACTTGTCTGGAAATGGATTCAATGGTTCAATCCCATCATTGCTCTCAAACCTTCAACATCTCACTCACTTGGACCTTTCAGTCAATGCATTCACTGGTTCGTTCCCATCATTTCTTTCAAACCTTCATCATCTTGTTTACTTGGGTCTTTCAAGGAATACGCTTAGTGGTCAAATTCCAAATGTGTTTGATAGGCTAACCAATTTGCAATCCCTTCGCCTTTCGTATAATAATTTCCAAAGAAAGTTGCCATCCTCATTATTTGCCTTAACTCAACtctcttccttgcattgttcttataatgaaattgagggaccacTACCTGACAAAGTAGCATTTTTAAATCTCTCCGACTTAACCCTAACAGGCAACTTATTAAATGGGACAATTCCTGAGTGGGCCTTATCCCTCAAGTCTTTGAGATACTTAGATCTATCAAATAACAGATTCAGAGGGCACATAACTGAAATCACATCCTATTCCTTGGAGTATTTAGACTTGTGCAACAATGAGCTCCAAGGAAACTTTCCAGAATCAATTTTCCATCTTTTCAACCTTACTGTTTTGTTCTTGTCTTCAGACAACTGGAGCGGTATTGTCCACTTCCCACTCTTCTCAAAGCTTCAAAACTTGGAGTATCTTTATATTTCAGGTTGTAGTTCTTTATTGCTAAAATCTGAAACTAGTGTTAGTTACACTTTCTCCAATTTGAGGGAACTGCGGTTGCTTTCTAGCAATATTACTGGTTGGTCAGAATTCTCAGGAAAATTTCCAAATTTAGATTATCTTGAATTGTACAACAATAGTCTTCAGGAAAAAGTGCCCGAATGGATACATGGTATGGATTCATTAAGATATTTGAGTCTCTCACACAACAATGTTACATCGATGGACCATTTCCCATGGTATCGACTTGAGCACCTTGATCTTAGTTTCAACTCAATGGCTGATGacatttcttccttcttttgtaATGCAACCTTTCTGGAAGGTATCAACTTGTCCCACAACAAATTCACAGGAATATTTCCACAGTGCCTTGTCAATGGCTCATCCATTAAAGATTTGGATCTACAAATGAACAAACTTCATGGAATTTTGCCAGATACCTTTCAGCATCTTATTACCCTGAATCTCAATGGCAACCAGTTCGAAGGTCTATTACCGAAATCATTATTCAAATGCTCAAGACTTGTGGATTTGAATCTCGGTAATAATCAATTTGAGGATACATTTCCCAATTGGCTTCAGAATCTATCAAAGTTGGAAATACTGGTCTTACGAGGCAATAAGTTGTACGGTCAGATTGCAAATTTGGAAACTGAAAATATATTTCCAAGTTTGATTATTTTTGACATATCATGCAATAATTTTAGCGGTTCATTACCAAAAGCATACATACGAAATTTTCGAGCCATGAAGATTGTTCATGATGTGCAAAGCCGTTTGTCTTATATTGAAAGAGATTGGTTTAATAGTTACGACACAATAGAATATGACAGTTCTATGGTTGCAACAATTAAAAGTGTCAGTCTTACTTTTACAAAAATTCCAAATGGCTTTGCAATTATCGATTTGTCAGAAAACAACTTTGAAGGAGAGATTCCAGATGTGTTTGGAAAGCTTCAAGCACTCAAAAGCCTCAACCTTTCACATAACAACCTCATTGGTCATATTCCACACTCTTTGGGAAATTTGACAAATCTTGAATCATTGGACCTATTTTCAAATGATTCTTATGAGGGAAACATGGGGCTATGCGGATTACCATTGTCAATTCAATGCAATAATGTCCCTTTGCAACAATATCCATCTTCTGAGGCTGAAGACAAATTTGGATTCGGTTGGAAACCAGTGGCAATAGGATATGCATGTGGAATGGTACTTGGAATAGGATTGGGATTTTGTGTTTTCTCAATTAGAAAGCCTCAATGGCTTGTGGTCTTCTTTGGAGATAAAAGAACCAAAAGAAGGAGCCGGGGAAACCGCCGGCGTGCAAGAACAACTCTGTTTCAGCTTTTGGTTGTAATGTAA